AACGGCCAGTCCGAACAAGATAAAAACTAAGCTAAGCGCCACATATCCTGGTTTGTTTATTAGTGCTTGATCATTCTGCAGTGCTACGTAGTCACCGAAACCGATGGTTGTCAATGTTACGAAGCAATAGTAAAAACTGTCGAAGTAGGACCATCCTTCATATTTAGAGAACACAGCTGCACCAGTTGTGATGATAACCGAGGACAGCAAACCGGTAGCCAACATCAGATTCATTTCGGTTGCCTCCGTTTGTTGACAGCGAAGATATCTTTTTGCCCTTCGTATTACCACTGACGCGAATTTGTTCAAACGTTCACCGATACTCTGGAACATGACCAAGCCCAGTGGAATACCAACCATTGCGTAGGCCATACAAAATGCCTTGCCACCAATCGTAACCGGTGTCGAGTGACCATACCCGATCATTGCCAGTACGACGGTGGCAAAATAAAAGGCGCCGGCAAACTTCCATTGTGGTCCTGCCTTGTGAGGTTTGTTTTCTGTTATTACTATTTCGATCATGTGGTAATCCTCCGGTGTGATGTTGTACTTTGCAACGAAGTTTGCTTTTACGCCTAGAATTAAAATCATCAGTTGTAGCTTAGCATAGTTTTTTAGCATAAAGTTTACGAAGAAATTAACCTCATTGGTCATAAGGCAAATCGAATAAACACTAGATTACTTATTTTTGTGAAAGGTTCAATATTACGCTAGATTAATAGGCAATTGCTGTAGAGCAGTTGATACTTACTCTTGAGAAATTCCCAACGTCGAGCTTCTGTTTCCGACTCGAGGGCATCAAATACGGCCGCACCGATTAGCAAATAAGTGAAGGTGCAAACCACCAAGGATAACGTACGAAT
This genomic window from Malaya genurostris strain Urasoe2022 chromosome 1, Malgen_1.1, whole genome shotgun sequence contains:
- the LOC131437970 gene encoding potassium channel subfamily K member 9, encoding MKRQNIRTLSLVVCTFTYLLIGAAVFDALESETEARRWEFLKSVKANFVAKYNITPEDYHMIEIVITENKPHKAGPQWKFAGAFYFATVVLAMIGYGHSTPVTIGGKAFCMAYAMVGIPLGLVMFQSIGERLNKFASVVIRRAKRYLRCQQTEATEMNLMLATGLLSSVIITTGAAVFSKYEGWSYFDSFYYCFVTLTTIGFGDYVALQNDQALINKPGYVALSLVFILFGLAVVAASINLLVLRFMTMNAEDIRREEAEMQSSVDGLNYECESTGKLLSCANLNYCSEIEDEDTSVCSCTCLGGNSFMNHENEFLLDQGYHPADIITSTLSLKRMSI